From Bacteroides uniformis:
TAATGTAGATCCGAAGATTCTTGATCCTCGCGATACTTACGAATGCGCTTGCCAATGGGAAGAAAAAGCAAAAGACCTGGCTGGCCGCTTCATCAAGAACTTCGCTAAGTTCACTGGCAACGAAGCTGGTAAGGCTTTGGTTGCTGCTGGTCCGAAGCTCTAATCTGACAATAAAGTTAGAAACATATGGAAAAGGTATCTCCTCCGGGAGATGCCTTTTTTCTTTTTTAATATCTCTATCTCATTGATAATCCGAAAGTTTTAGTAGTTTTGCAGAAACCATTATTCAAATAAAGCAATATGAAAAGTATCAGATTGATGTTGGCAGGCGCAAGTTTGTTGCTGCTCTGCAGTTGCGGTGCCCAGGTCCAGAAAGAGACCCAAGTTGCCAATGCAAATGAAAGCAAAGAGAATACGGTGATTGAAACCATCATGTCACGCCGCAGCATCCGCCAGTACAAACCGCAAGCCGTGAATCGCGACACCATGCAGATTATCCTGGATTGCGGTATCAATGCACCCAACGGACAGAACAAGCAATCGTGGGAAGTGCGTGTAGTGGATAACCCGGATTTCATCAACGGAATTACGGAAATCTACAAGAAGGAAAATCCCAAAGCCGCCGAAGACCCGAAATTCAAGAACATGTTCCGCAACGCTTCTACAGTAGTATTTATTGCCAATGACCCGTCTTATGACCTTTCACAGATTGACTGTGGACTGTTGGGTGAGAATATGATTCTATCAGCCTGGTCCATGGGAATCGGTTCTTGCTGCTTGGGCGGTCCCACGCGCTTCATGACCTCTACTCCGGCTGCTGCCGAATACCTGAAGAAACTGGATATTCCGGAAGGCTATCAGCTACTTTACTGTATCGCTTTCGGCTATCCGGACGAAACGCCCGCTGCCAAACCCCGTAATGCGGCAAAGGTAAAATTCATCGATTGACTTTCGTTTGAATGACGACAATAAAAAGGAGTGCCTCACCTTTCGGCAGGGCACTCCTTTCATATATAACAACTAAAACTCTTCTGTTTATCAGTTCTTGTTTGCGCGTTTACGCTCAAGCTCATCGAGGATAACCTTACGCATACGCATTGATTTAGGAGTAACTTCCACATATTCATCCTCCTTGATGTACTCCAGTGCCTCCTCAAGAGAGAACTGTACGGGAGGAATCAGACGTGCCTTGTCATCCGAACCACTGGCACGCATATTGGTAAGCTTCTTGGACTTCGTTACATTAATCACCAAGTCGTTGTCATGGGAATGCTCGCCCACTACTTGGCCTGCATAAACCTCTTCCTGCGGGAAAATGAAGAATTTGCCGCGGTCCTGCAACTTGTCAATGGCATAGGCAAAAGCCGTACCGGACTCCATGGCAATCATAGAACCGTTGGTACGCCGTTCAATCTCACCCTTATACGGTTGATATTCCTTAAAACGGTGTGCCATGATAGCCTCGCCGGCAGAAGCGGTCAACACATTGGTACGCAGACCGATGATACCGCGCGACGGCATGTCGAACTCAAGATTTACACGTTCGCCGGCACTTTCCATCTTCACCATTTCACCTTTACGACGGGTCACCATATCAATCATCTTGCTGGCATATTCTTCGGGAACATTGATGGTAAGCTCTTCAATAGGTTCGCATTTCACGCCGTCAATCTCCTTGAAGATTACCTGCGGTTGCCCTACCTGCAACTCATACCCTTCACGACGCATGGTCTCAATCAGTACGGAAAGATGAAGCACGCCACGGCCGGAAACAATCCACTTGCCGTCTTCCTCGCTCTTGCGCACGCGAAGTGCAAGATTCTTATCCAACTCCTTCATCAAACGGTCGTGGATGTGGCGGGAAGTAACAAACTTACCTTCCTTACCGAAGAACGGAGAGTCATTAATGGTGAAGAGCATACTCATCGTAGGTTCATCAATGGCAATAGGCGGCAACGCTTCCGGATTTTCGTAATCGCAGACCGTATCTCCGATTTCGAATCCTTCGATACCTACCAACGCACAGATGTCACCGGAAGACACTTCCTGCACCTTTACACGGCCCATACCTTCGAATGTATGCAATTCCTTGATTTTTGATTTCACGATACTCCCGTCACGCTTTGCCAAAGACACATTCATGCCTTCTTTCAATATGCCACGGTGTACGCGGCCCACAGCAATACGCCCGGTATACGAAGAATAATCCAGCGAAGTAACCAGCATTTGCGGTGTACCCTCCAACTGTTCGGGGGCAGGAATATTCTCCAAGATACAGTCCAGAAGCGGATAAATGTTATCAGTCGGCTGCTGCCAGTCGGTACTCATCCAATTATTCTTGGCAGAACCGTAGATAACGGGGAAATCCAGCTGGTCCTCGGTTGCATTCAGGCTGAACATCAAGTCGAACACCATCTCGTACACTTCTTCGGGACGGCAATTTGGCTTATCCACCTTATTCACAACAACGATAGGTTTCAGACCAATCTGCAGAGCTTTCTGCAATACAAACCGTGTCTGCGGCATAGGACCTTCGAAAGCATCCACAAGCAGAATGCATCCATCCGCCATATTCAATACACGTTCCACTTCACCTCCGAAGTCACTGTGTCCCGGAGTATCAATAATGTTAATCTTGGTGTCTTTGTAGTTGATAGAAACGTTCTTTGAGAGAATCGTTATACCTCGTTCACGCTCCAGGTCATTGTTATCCAACATTAATTCACCTGTGCTCTGGTTGCTGCGGAAAAGGTTTCCGGCCAAAAGCATCTTGTCAACGAGCGTCGTTTTCCCATGGTCCACATGGGCAATAATTGCAATGTTTCTAATCTTTTGCATATAATACCTATTATTTTCAAGCGACAAAGTTAGTGATTTTGGATTAGATATGCAGTATAGATATGATTTTTTTGCTGAATATCATTGTGATATAAAAGTTTATCCCTATCTTTGCAGCCCCGAAAGGGAATATTTATAATAACTTTTAATTAAACATTATGTATTTAGACGCTGCTAAAAAGCAAGAAATCTTCGGCAAATACGGAAAGTCTAACACTGATACTGGCTCAGCTGAGGCTCAGATAGCTTTGTTTTCCTACCGTATTGCTCGTCTGACTGAGCACCTTAAGCTCAACAGAAAGGATTATAGTACAGAAAGAGCTTTGACTATGTTGGTAGGTAAACGCCGTGCGTTGCTGACTTATCTGAAGGACCGCGACATCACCAGATATCGTGCTATCGTCAAAGAACTCGGCTTGCGTAAGTAATCTACTTGCGGCAAAACCATTAAAAAAGGAAGTTTTCCAAAAGGAAACTTCCTTTTTTGTTTATAATCCGATTTATACCTAATTTTGTATCCATGAAAAGAAAAGTATCAGCAGCAAATCTTTCGATAGCAATCACTTTTCTATTGATACTGCTATCATTCGGCTTCGGTTATCGCAGCTATTCGCAGGCAGAACAACGTGTGGTCTCTGACCTGAACCAGGCACTGCAACGCACAGTATTGCAGAACAAGGGATTATGGTTGAATGCGGACACAATCCAGACTTATGCCAAACTACAAGAAGTGATAGGTGCCCCCGTTTCTGTAAACGGTTCCCACAGAGCCTTTACCGAAGCATTGTCCATCACCGGATTGAAAGATGTCTCTACCCTTTCGCTGCATATACTGAAAAAGAACTCTCCCGCCACCGTATTCAATGAGATTCCTGCCGGATGTCTTGCCAGCGACACATTGGTATGGCTCTCCACCACAGCCGATGCATCTGGACTGACACTTTCCTTCCGGGGATATGCCCGTTGCTCAGCTACCATGCTGTTCAGCTTATCCAAGCAGACAATTCCGGCAACATTGCTATTGGCCGCCCTGCTGTGGGGAGGATTCACCTTTTTCTATTTCCGTCGGCGCACAAAGACTAATGCCAGTAACGGGCAGCAACAAGAAAACTTCATTACCTTCGGCAACCTTTCGCTTTCCCTCCAGGAAGCCTGCTTCTATAACGAACAGCAGGAAAAGCTAAAACTCACCCCCATGCAGTACACACTGATGGAGATGTTCTACCTTTCTTCCTCACACCTACTTTTCAAATCCGACATCTGCCAATCGCTATGGCCGGGAAAAGACAATGCAGACGAAACGCTTTACACATTGATACGGCGTCTGAAGCCCATTGTCGAGGATAACAGCAACCTCAGAATAACAACAGATCGTGGCCGCGCCTACGGACTGGAAATAAAAACCTAAACATTATAGAATCATGAAGACTAACAAACTTATCCTATTAGGGCTAATCTGCCTGACTGTCGCAATGCCGACAACCGCCCAAAACCGTAACGAAAAGAAAGAGCGCACTGAACGTGCTGTAAAAGAAGCTATTGCTGCTAAACAATACAAAATCAACGTAGATCGGATGCAACCGATGAGAGGCGGTAGCCGTAACTTGACCACCAACTACACACTGGAAATCAGAAACGACTCCGTTTTCTCTTACCTGCCTTACTTTGGAGTGGCCTACAATGCTCCGTATGGAGGAGGCAAGAGCCTGAATTTCAATGCATCCATCACCGGATACACAACCAGAGCACTCAAAAAAGGCAAAATCCAAATAGACTTCAAGACCCGTAGTGATGAAGACAATTATGAGTACCGCCTCACCATCTTTCCCGATGGTTCTACCAGTATCCATGTGCAACCCATGAACAAACAGTCCATCTCGTTCACCGGAGAGATGGATACAGAAAAGTAATCATCTTCCCCCTTTAAAAGGACAAAAGAAAGTATTGTCAGTCTATTGTCAGGCAAATGTCAGACAACTATCCGCTTTTTGTTTCTTCCATCCCGGCAGAAAGCGGATACCTTCGTGTCCCGAAATCAAACAACAACCGGAACATGAAACAGATAATATGTATTCTTGCCCTGCTCCTAATGAGCGTCACGACAACAAAAGCACAAACCAGCCCGGCAACACCCTCCATCCGAGGTAAAATTCTCACAGAGGAAAAGCAACCGATAGAGTTTGCCAACATCGCCCTCCTTTCCGAAGATTCCACCTTCATACAAGGAACGTGTAGCCGAAGCGACGGTAGTTTTGAACTTCTCCCTCCCACTCCCGGAAACTATCTACTACAAGTTTCTTCCATCGGTTACAAAGCCCTTTGCCAGCCTTGCCCCACCGGGAGTACCCACAACTGGATATTGCAAACCGATGCCGTGCTACTTGCGGAAACCGTCATCACCGCCGCCCGCCCCGTTTTCCGACTAAAGGGCGGAAAGTTGGAGACAAGCGTACGGCAAACCCTGCTCGCATCCTTGAATGATGCCAACGACGTATTGAAACATATCCCCGGACTACGCTCCTCTGATGAGGGGTATACCGTTTTTGGCAAAGGGACACCGGTCATCTATATAGATAACCGCCTTCTGCAAGACAACTCCGAACTGCAACGCCTCTCTGCCGCCGATATTGAAAAAGTGGAGCTCATCACCAACCCGGGTGCAGAGTACGATGCTACCGTTAAAGCCGTTGTACGCATACGCACCGTACGTAACAAAAGAGACAGTTTTGGCGGTAATTTCCGTGCAGGAATCACCCAACGGAGACGCAACAGCCATTACGGACAAGTCAATCTGAATTATCAGAAGAAAGGACTGTCCCTGCTGGGCATGCTGTACACCAATTATGAAAACAGAAAACGCCACCAGGAGGTTCGCTACCAGATACCGTCCGAAATACAATGGGATGTAAATAACCGGGTTCACTTATATAATAAGGGACTACTTGCCGGAGGAAAAGCAAGCGCCAGTTACGACTTCACCCCCCAACACAGCCTCGGTGCCTCCTATGAGTTTCATCGTACCCCCGATTATCACAGCAGTGACCATTCGGCATATACCGTCCGGGCAAATGAAGAATTGGCCGATCACACCATACATTCCTCCCAAAACTTGCAGCAAACCAACCGGCACCAGCTGAATGCCTACTATCAGGGCAGCATAAAGCAACTCCACATAAACTTCAACACCGACCTGGTATACGGCAAAAGTTATAATCACCAGGAGGCTCAAGAAGAAAGCCAGACCGAAGGCAATCGCGACATCAGCTCTTTCAACCACGCCGACAACCGCCTTTATGCCGCCAAGTTGATTCTGACCCATCCCCTTTGGAAAGGTGAACTGAAGACCGGTGCCGATTACACCTTCATCCGGCGAAATGACAATTTCCTGAACCGGCAGCACATACTTCCCGATACAGACAGTCGAATCGACGAAAGCAAGTCCGCCGTCTTTGCCGAATACTCACTGACATTAGGAAAAATCAGCCTTCTTGCAGGACTGCGCTTCGAGCATGCCGTCTCCGACTATTGGGAGCAGGAAAAGTACGTGTCCGGTCAAAGTCGTACTTACAATGACTGGTGCCCCAACCTATCGGTAGACTTTCCTCTCGGCAAAGCCCAAGCCAATCTCAGCTATACAGCCAAAAGCAACCGCCCCAGCTTCTTCCAGCTACGTAGCACACTGAGTTATAACAACCGTTTCATCTACGAAGGCGGAAACCCACTGCTCACCCCCGAAACCAACCACGACCTGCAGTTCACGGCCCTTTACAAGTGGGTACAATTCGGACTTAACTACCAATACCGCCGCAATGCCATTGCCTTCATGACCAAAGAATACGAGGACAATCCGGATGTTGTCATCTTCACTACCGGAAATTTCAAACGGATGCAGTATCTCACCGCCTCTGCCCATCTGTCACCCACCGTCGGCATCTGGAAACCGGAGCTCGGCATTTACTTCGCCCAACCGTTCTTCAAAGTCACCAATCAAGGCAGTAGCAAGAATATGAACCGCGGCAGCATTTACCTCTTTCTGCAAAACAGTCTCCAGCTTCCGGACGAGTGGACTCTCTCCCTTGATGCCGACTACCAGAGCGAAGGCAACTTCGGCGCCATGCTGCAACGTTCCTATTGGGGCATAGACGCTGGCATCCGCAAAACATTCTTCAACAAAAGGCTGACGCTCGGACTGCAAGCCAATGACCTGTGGAATTCCCGGTATGGCTCCTTCATGCTGTTCGGTCCCCGGCTGACCTATACGAAAAAGGCAAACCCGGACTCGCGCAGCTTCTCCCTGAACCTAAGCTATCGTTTCAATGCAGCAGGCAAAGCGTACAAAGGAAAGCACGTATCGGAACAAGACTTGAAGCGGCTATAAACAGAACTTTGGGGAAGAAAGAGAAACAGAACAGAAGAATATTATACAAATAAGCCGACCTGCGGAGATATTTCAGCAATATTTTCCCTCAGAATGTTGCATCAAGTAAAAGTTTCTCTTATTTTTGCGGTTTAAGAACTATAAATTATAACTTTTCGACCCCAAAATACTATCATTATGGATACCAGCAAAATTGTAGGAGAAAAAATAAAATCACTCCGTGAAAGCCAATCCATCAGTATGGAAGAACTGGCACAGCGTTCGGGACTTGCTATCGAACAGATTGAACGTATAGAAAACAACATCGACCTCCCGTCACTGGCTCCCCTCATCAAGATAGCTCGTGTGCTGGGTGTACGTTTGGGAACTTTTCTTGACGACCAGGATGAGAACGGTCCCGTGGTCTGCCGTAAGGACGAGTCGCAGAACAGTATCAGTTTCTCCAACAATGCCATCCACAGCCGCAAGCATATGGAGTATCATTCACTCTCCAAATCCAAAGCCGACCGCCATATGGAGCCGTTTATCATTGATGTGGCCGCTACGGACGACAGTGACTTTGTACTCTCCTCACACGAAGGCGAAGAATTCATCATGGTGATGGAAGGGACCATGGAAATCAGTTACGGCAAAAACACCTACCTGCTCGAAGAAGGTGACAGCATCTATTACGATTCCATCGTTCCGCACCACGTACACGCCTATGAAGGGCAGGCAGCCAAGATACTTGCAGTAGTTTATACACCAATTTAAATTAATGGAAAATTAAAAGGTGAAAATGGAAAATGATAAATACTTTCTATTTTCACCTTTCAACTTTCCACTTTCAACTTCCACATCATGTTATACGAACGTACCCTCGGCCAATGGTTGGAACATTGGGCCGAAACAACACCAGACAAAGAATATATCGTTTACTCTGACCGCAACCTGCGCTTCACCTGGAGCCAGTTCAACCGCCGGGTGGACGACATGGCCAAAGGACTTATCGCCATCGGCGTGGAACGGGGAACACACGTAGGTATCTGGGCAGCCAATGTACCCGACTGGCTGACTCTATTATACGCTTGCGCCAAGATAGGTGCCGTCTACGTAACGGTAAACACCAACTACAAACAGTCCGAGCTGGAATATCTCTGCCAGAACTCCGACATGCATACCCTCTGCATCGTCAATGGCGAAAAGGACAGTGACTTTGTGCAGATGACCTATACCATGCTTCCGGAACTGAAGACTTGCCAACGCGGACACTTGAAAAGCGAACGTTTCCCTTATATGAAAAACGTCATCTACGTGGGGCAGGAGAAGCACCGGGGCATGTACAACACGGCCGAAATACTTCTCTTGGGCGACAATATAGAAGACAGCCGCCTGAATGAGCTCAAAAGTCAGGTCACTTGCCACGATGTAGTGAACATGCAATACACCTCCGGCACTACGGGATTCCCGAAAGGCGTCATGCTGACCCACTACAACATTGCCAACAACGGTTTCCTTACCGGTGAGCACATGAAGTTTACCGCCGATGACAAGCTCTGCGTCTGCGTACCATTGTTCCACTGCTTTGGCGTGGTACTTGCCACCATGAACTGCCTGACACACGGCTGTACAGAAGTAATGGTGGAACGCTTCAACCCACTGGTAGTGCTCGCCTCTATCCACAAGGAGCGCTGCACGGCACTTTACGGCGTACCCACCATGTTCATTGCCGAACTGAACCATCCGATGTTCGACATGTTCGACATGTCCAGCCTCCGTACGGGTATCATGGCAGGTTCCCTCTGCCCGGTAGAGCTGATGAAGCAGGTGGAAGAGAAAATGTACATGAAGGTAACCAGCGTTTACGGGCTGACCGAAGCTGCTCCCGGAATGACCGCCACCCGGATAGACGACCCGTTCGATGTACGTTGCAATACCGTAGGACACGACTTTGAACATACGGAAGTAAAGGTTATCGACCCCGAAACCGGAGAAGAGTGTCCCGTAGGCGTACAAGGTGAAATGTGCAACCGCGGATACAACACCATGAAAGGTTACTACAAAAACCCGGAAGCCACGGCCGAAGTCATTGACGAGAACGGTTTCCTGCACTCGGGAGACCTTGGAATAAAGGACGAGGACGGCAATTACCGCATCACAGGACGCATCAAGGACATGATTATCCGCGGTGGTGAAAATATCTATCCCCGCGAGATAGAAGAGTTCCTCTATCAACTGGAAGGCGTAAAAGACGTGCAGGTAGCCGGTATTCCCTCTAAGAAATACGGTGAAGCCGTAGGCGCTTTCATCATCCTGCACGAAGAAGTGGATATGCACGAATCGGATGTACGAGACTTCTGCATCGGCAAAATATCCCGCTACAAGATACCCAAGTATATCTTCTTCATCAAAGAATTCCCCATGACGGGAAGTGGCAAGATACAGAAATTCAAGCTGAAAGACCTGGGATTACAGCTTTGCAAGGAGCAGGGGATTGAGATTGTGTGATAATAAAGGATAAGAGATAAGGGGTTAGCGATTAGGGATTATTTGGGGCCGCATAGACTTTAATATAGGCATAAACCCATCCTTAATCCCTAATCGCTAACCCCCTTATTTTTCTTCTTTTTCCGGATACTTCATATTCTCCTCTTTCATCTGTTCCAAGACCTCATGCAGGTATTTGGCAGACTCCCATTTAGCCATCGGAAGGTCGTGGAGCAGGTAGTTGCCGCAATCTTGCGGAGCGGCACCGGGGACTTCACCTTCATATTCGGCAACAAAGCGGAAGGTGTCCTGCATCAGTGTCAGTATGTCCTGCGGCTTCAAGTCACCTTTCATCAGCAGATAATTACCGGTGAGGCAGCCCATGGGGCCCCAATAGATAATCTTGTCCTGCCACTGCGGGTCGTTGCGCAGGTAGGTGGCGGCAAGGTGTTCGATGGTGTGCAGAGCACCTTGTCCCAAAGCAGGCTCACGATTGGGCTCTTTCATACGGATGTCGAAAGTAGTGACTGTTTCTCCGTTCACTTCATCCTGGCGGGATATGTAAATGCCGCGCAACAAACGGATGTGGTCGATTGTAAAACTAGGAATCTTCTTCATGAGTTATGAGTTATAAGTTATGAGTTATAAATTGCTGGGAAGGGTGGAGAGGAAGGTCCATATCGTGAGGAACGAACGCTCTGCCATGGTTCCCCAGAAATCGGCATACTGCGAAGCATGGTCCTCTACTCCGGGTGTGTCGCTGATGATGCGGAAGCTGAGAAAAGGAACATTGTACAGATAGCAAGTCTGCGCAATGGCGGCAGACTCCATATCAACGGCAAGACCGTCGGGGAAACGTTGCTTGATGGTATCCAGCTCCGTACGGTTGGTGATGAACTGGTCGCCGGTACAGACAAGTCCGCTGTGGATGCGGCTTTCCATTCCGGCTTCGTTCAGCGACAAGGCATGTTTCAACAGAGAGGAACATCCCTCGTAAGAGGCGGGAAAACCTTGCACTTGTCCGTACTCGTTACCGTCGCCGCACCAGACGTCGTGATACACCAGACGTTGGCTTGCCACTACATCCGTCACCTTCAGGCAAGCATCAATGCCGCCCGCCACACCGGTGCTGACGATGCAGTCCGGAGAAAAGCGCCGTATCAGTTCCGAAGCTCCTACCGCTGCACTCACCTTACCGATGCCGCATTGCGTCAAGATTACATGGTTACCGCCCAATGTACCTTCCACATAGCGGAAACTACCATCGCCCGACGTATTCTTATCCTGCAAGCGCTCCACCAACCGGCGGTGTTCGCTGTCCATTGCACTGATTATCCCTATTGTCATATCTATAATAATTTAAGCTTGCATATTATCGTTAAAGCACTTTAATCTTTTTTTGGAAAGGCAAAGGTACAACATTCTGCCGATAACGTGACAATAACAATCTGCATTTATGTATCTTTGCCACAAAAGCGAAGATAGGCTGCACCTCAACAAAACTTTTTCATGCAAGCATGAAAGTTCTGTATTCGGTTTGCACTATCTTTGCCCCACAATTGATTAATTGATAACTCATAACTTATAACTCATGAAGAAGCTTCTTCCCGATCTTATTGCCATCTTGGCATTCGTCCTCCTTTCCTTCGCCTACTTCTTCCCGGCGGATATAGAAAACCGTATTCTCTTTCAGCACGACACGGCTGCAGGAGCAGGGGCAGGACAAGAAGTCAAGGAGTATTACGAACAGACGGGCGAACGCAGCCGTTGGACAAACTCGCTGTTCGGCGGTATGCCCATGTATCAGATAGCCCCTTCGTATGACTCCACCAAGTCACTGCAGTGGGTACAGAAAGCCTACCAACTCTTCCTGCCCGACTATGTGTGCCTCACATTCATGCTGATGCTCGGCTTCTACATCCTGCTGCGCGTCTTCGGCATACCGGTCTGGCTGGCCGGACTGGGCGGTATCATGTGGGCATTCTCGTCCTATTTCTTCATCCTGATATCTGCCGGACACATCTGGAAGTTCATCACCCTTGCCTACGTGCCGCCCACCATAGCAGGCATTGTGCTCGCCTATCGTGGGAAACTGCTGTGGGGAGGCATCCTCACCGCCTTGTTCGTGGCCCTGCAAATCACCTCGAACCACGTGCAGATGTCCTATTACTTCTTCTTCGTCATCCTTTTCTTTGTGGGAGCCTACTTCGAGAAAGCATGGCGTACCAAGACATTGCCCCAGTTCTTCAAGGCAAGTGCCGTACTGATTGTGGCAGCCCTCGTCGGCATAGCCGCCAACGTATCCAACCTCTATCACACCTATGCCTACAGCAAAGAAACCATGCGCGGCAAAAGCGAACTGGTGCAGACCGGCGACGCTGCCAAGCAGACCAGTAGCGGGCTGGACCGCGACTACATCACCCAGTGGAGCTACGGCATCGACGAAACACTGACTCTGCTGGTGCCCAACTTCAAAGGCGGAGCATCTGCCGCCCTCAGCCAGAGTGAAACTGCCATGAGCAAGGCAAACCCGATGTACAGCAGTCTGTACGGCTCACTGACACAATATTTCGGTACCCAGCCCATGACGTCGGGTCCCGTCTACGTCGGAGCATTCGTCTTGTTTCTGTTCGTACTGGGATGCTTCATCGTGAAAGGACCGTTGAAGTGGGCATTGATAGGAGCCACCTTCTTCTCCATCGTCTTGTCCTGGGGCAAGAACTTCATGCCGCTGACGGATTTCTTCATCGATTACGTCCCGTTGTACAACAAGTTCCGCGCCGTGTCCTCCATCCTTGTCATAGCAGAGTTCACGATACCTTTGCTGGCTATCTTTGCCCTGAAACGCCTGCTCGAAGAGCCGGAAATCTTAAAACAGGAAAAGAAGCCCCTCGGCATCAGCCTGCTGCTCACTGCAGGCATCGCCCTGCTGCTTGCCATTGCCCCGGGCAGCATCGGCTCCGGCTACGTGCCCGCCCAAGAGGCACAGATGCTGCAGAAT
This genomic window contains:
- a CDS encoding S-ribosylhomocysteine lyase, with the protein product MKKIPSFTIDHIRLLRGIYISRQDEVNGETVTTFDIRMKEPNREPALGQGALHTIEHLAATYLRNDPQWQDKIIYWGPMGCLTGNYLLMKGDLKPQDILTLMQDTFRFVAEYEGEVPGAAPQDCGNYLLHDLPMAKWESAKYLHEVLEQMKEENMKYPEKEEK
- a CDS encoding 5'-methylthioadenosine/adenosylhomocysteine nucleosidase, translating into MTIGIISAMDSEHRRLVERLQDKNTSGDGSFRYVEGTLGGNHVILTQCGIGKVSAAVGASELIRRFSPDCIVSTGVAGGIDACLKVTDVVASQRLVYHDVWCGDGNEYGQVQGFPASYEGCSSLLKHALSLNEAGMESRIHSGLVCTGDQFITNRTELDTIKQRFPDGLAVDMESAAIAQTCYLYNVPFLSFRIISDTPGVEDHASQYADFWGTMAERSFLTIWTFLSTLPSNL
- a CDS encoding YfhO family protein; this translates as MKKLLPDLIAILAFVLLSFAYFFPADIENRILFQHDTAAGAGAGQEVKEYYEQTGERSRWTNSLFGGMPMYQIAPSYDSTKSLQWVQKAYQLFLPDYVCLTFMLMLGFYILLRVFGIPVWLAGLGGIMWAFSSYFFILISAGHIWKFITLAYVPPTIAGIVLAYRGKLLWGGILTALFVALQITSNHVQMSYYFFFVILFFVGAYFEKAWRTKTLPQFFKASAVLIVAALVGIAANVSNLYHTYAYSKETMRGKSELVQTGDAAKQTSSGLDRDYITQWSYGIDETLTLLVPNFKGGASAALSQSETAMSKANPMYSSLYGSLTQYFGTQPMTSGPVYVGAFVLFLFVLGCFIVKGPLKWALIGATFFSIVLSWGKNFMPLTDFFIDYVPLYNKFRAVSSILVIAEFTIPLLAIFALKRLLEEPEILKQEKKPLGISLLLTAGIALLLAIAPGSIGSGYVPAQEAQMLQNAVNQQMIPANELSDILANLGEMRAELVSSDALRSFIIIGIGCSLLWLYASGKLRSSLTIAGITILCLADMWGVNKRYLNDAQFVPHSIRTETFTKTNTDELILQDTSLDYRVLNFATSTFDDNNTSYWHKSVGGYHPAKLRRYQEMIEHHISPEMQAAYKAIATAGGEMDSVDANKFRILNMLNTKYFIFPAGQQRQTVPILNPHAYGNAWFVNKVQYVNNANEEIDALDSIIPTETAVVDARFKDVLKGTTESYKDSLSSIRLTSYTPNRLTYETNNAQDGIAVFSEIYYPDGWHVTIDGQPAELARADYILRTMYVPAGQHTIEMRFDPTSLHVTEGIAYGALALLVIGIIVAVLIAKRKYVKA